Sequence from the Pseudomonas sp. 7SR1 genome:
GTCGGTGATGTCCTTGGAGAACGTCGCCGAAAACAGCAGGTTCTGGCGCTTGGCGGGCAGGCGGGCCAGGACTTTCTTCACGTCATGGACAAAGCCCATGTCGAGCATCCGGTCGGCTTCGTCCAGTACCAGGATCTCGACGTGGGACAGGTCGACGCTGCCCTGGCCAGCCAGGTCCAGGAGGCGGCCGGGGCAGGCCACCAGTACGTCGACGCCACGGGCCATGGCCTGGACCTGAGGGTTCATGCCGACGCCGCCGAAAATGCAGGCGCTGACGAATTTCAGGTCGCGAGCGTAGATCTTGAAGCTCTCGTGCACCTGGGCGGCCAGTTCGCGGGTTGGGGTCAGGACCAGTACACGCGGTTGGCGCGGACCGTGACGCTGGGATTTGTCTGGGTGACCGTTGGGAAATAGCCGCTCCAGGATCGGAAGGGCGAAACCGCCAGTCTTACCAGTACCTGTCTGTGCTGCGACCATCAGGTCGCGACCTTGCAACACGGCGGGGATGGCCCGCTGTTGCACCGGGGTAGGCTGGGTGTAGCCGGCGGCCTCGATGGCGCGGACTAAAGCCTCGGAGAGACCGAGGGAAGCAAAGGACATGAGCAATCCTGTATTAGTGAGGGCCTGGCCCAAGGGATGTCTTGCCTGGCGCGAATGACGTTCAACAAGAAGACGTCATCCCGTCCGGTCCTGCCGGGTCTGGAAGACAGCTCCGGACAAGGCTCGCGCGGGCTGGAAGCTGCGCTGTAGCGGTGTCGGGATGCCTTTCGCAAGACCGGGCGTCCGGGCGTGAGCCTGGCGGGAAGGGGCGAGTATAACAGAGCAATCGCCGTGCGTTGCTTTCCTGCTGCTCAACGGCTGATTTCAGCGTCGCACCGGTTGTGGCGGTGCGGCCTGGGGCGCAAGGGCGGTGTCATAACGGGCGCTCAGCTCGGCGTAGCCCGGTTCGCGCTTGAAGCGCTTGAGCTCGGCACTGAAGCGTTGCACCAGTAAATCCATCCCGGCCTTGCGGCGCACCGCCAGGTATTGGCTCTGGCGGCTCACCACGGTCGGGTTTTCGCTGATCTGGTCACCCAGTTGCATCTGCTTGAGCAGGTGGCGGCCCACTCGACGGTCAGTAATGAGCAGGTCGATCCGGCCCAGCTGCAACTTGCCGAAATTGGCTTCGTGGGTGGGCGCCGTTTCACGCCTGAACTGGGTCGACTCCCGGAAGGCCTGGCTGTAGAGATAGCCGGGAGAGGTGCCGACAGTGAGGCCGTTCAGGTCATCGAGCGTGCGAAACGGATGGGGCCGGGCGTTGGCATGGAATATCACGAATTCGACTTCCGACAACGGTTCACTGGGGTATAGCAGAAGGGCATCGCGTTCGTCGCTGCGAAAGATGTCCAGCGCACCATCGGCCAGCCCCTGCTCCAGCA
This genomic interval carries:
- a CDS encoding substrate-binding periplasmic protein, with amino-acid sequence MPVIAQLLTVLFLSCLSLAVRAEKLRIVTEPWAPYVYEEGGKLMGLDYETTAIVFKRLGIDVEWQLLPWKRCLAMLEQGLADGALDIFRSDERDALLLYPSEPLSEVEFVIFHANARPHPFRTLDDLNGLTVGTSPGYLYSQAFRESTQFRRETAPTHEANFGKLQLGRIDLLITDRRVGRHLLKQMQLGDQISENPTVVSRQSQYLAVRRKAGMDLLVQRFSAELKRFKREPGYAELSARYDTALAPQAAPPQPVRR